The DNA sequence CGAGGAACAGCGGACGACCTACAATACGCTGCCATATAAATTTGAAGCCGGCACCCCGCTGTCGGAGGCTGTCATCAGCCTGGGGGCGGCCATTGATTATCTCAAGGAAGTGGGTTATGACCGGATCGGAGCCATTGATGCCGACCTGACCCAATACCTGCTGGCGCAGCTGGCTCAGATTCCGCAGGTGCGCGTTATCGGCGGCAGCAGCCCGAAGAACCGGGCCGGCATCGTGACCTTTACCCTGGATGGCGTCCATGCTCATGATGTGGCGCACATCCTGGACAGCAAGGGGATCTGTGTGCGGGCGGGTCACCACTGTGCCCAACCGCTGGCGCGGTACTGCAACACCACCGCCACCACCCGCGTGTCGTTCTGGTTCTACAACACCAGAGAGGACTGCGACCGGCTGGTGCGGGAACTGAAACGAATCAGGAGGCTGATGGGTCTTGGAACTGAATGAACTGTATACGGAGCTGATTCTGGAGCATAACCAGAATCGCGAGAACAAGCGGCATATTGAAGGTGCCACCCATGCCGAGCATGGCCATAATCCCAGTTGCGGCGATGAGATTACGGTGGAGGCGATCCTGCGGGCCGGCCGGATCGAGGATCTGGCTTACACCGGAGCCGGCTGCGCCATCAGCCAGGCGTCCGCCTCCATGATGGCGGATCTGGTGAAGGGGCGGACCGTCCAGGAGGGACTGGAAGCCGCCCAGCGCTTCATCGGC is a window from the Clostridiaceae bacterium HFYG-1003 genome containing:
- a CDS encoding SUF system NifU family Fe-S cluster assembly protein, with the translated sequence MELNELYTELILEHNQNRENKRHIEGATHAEHGHNPSCGDEITVEAILRAGRIEDLAYTGAGCAISQASASMMADLVKGRTVQEGLEAAQRFIGMIKREPIPEAELEELGDAYILKNIQNIPARVKCAVLAWHALAQLLKQDLASQGEKEQA